DNA from Helcococcus ovis:
TTATGAAAAAAAATAGCGAAAATTTATGGGATAAAATTTCTCCAAATTCTAGAACTTTATTTAAATATAAATCCATACGTAACTATTCTAATGTTGAGCTTATTAGAGAACCCAATAATGAATATGATTCTAATGCAATAGCTGTAATACTTGATGGATTTAAGGTTGGGTATATTTCTTCAAATGATAATATTCAAGTTGGTTCAATTCTAAAAAATATTAAAAATATTTCAGCTGATATAAATGGTGGTGATTTCAAAAAAATTGACAAAGATGGTGATTTAATAAAAATTTTAAATGATTATAATATTACAATACATTTAAGTTGTTAGAAAAAGAAAGAGATCCTCTTTTTGAAAATACTAAAGAACAATATGCTAATTTATTGGGTGTTAATAAAGAGGTATTAGAATATATAGTATAGTGGATAATGAATAAAAAAGATAGGAGTAGAAAATGCAAAATGAGTTAATAGAAGTGAACGGAATACAAATTGGTCTTTTTACGGAAGATCACAAGAATGATTATATTAGTTTAACTGACATAGCGAAATATAAAAACAGCGAAGATCCCAGAATAGCTATCTCAAATTGGATGAGTTCTTATTCAACTATAGATTTTCTTGCTGTTTGGGAAGAGATAAATAACACTAATTTTAACCGTATGGAATTCCATACGGTTAGAAGTGAAAAAGGTAGATTAGTGATGACTCCTAAAAAATGGATTGAAACTACTAACGCAATAGGCTTAACCCTCAAAGTTGGGAAATACGGAGGAACATACGCTAAAATGGTAAAAATCAAAAAGGAGACGAATACTTATGAATATAGAAAGTAAATATCTACAAAAAATTAAAATAAATAAATCCTTTACTGCAAATAGAATAGAATTTCCTATGGCAAATGAATATGTAGCCTTAGAGTTAATTGATGAAGAAAATGACGATAATTATTTATTTGATATAAATAGAAAGCAAGCAATAGAAATAAGATGCACTTATCAAACAAGATATAATAAAACAATTCAATTATTAAGACTAGATTTAAATAGTAAGCCTCACAAAAATCCTGACGGTGAAATAATTAAAGAGGCACATATTCATATATACACCGAAGCTTATGGAACAGCTTATGCGGTAAGGCTAGATAACCCTATTTTACATGAAATAAATCCCACATTTGATTTAAAAAAACTAAAGACTGAAAATATTCAAGAATTATTTGTTGCTTTTTCAGAATTTTGCAACATCAAAAATATTCCAGCCTTTAATACAGTTATTTAAGTATATTTATTTCTTTTTTAATTAACGACCATAAAATAGGGTATATCCCATATTCTTTTAGTGCATTTAAAGAATCTTCATTAATTTTGTTTTCATCATTTATGATTACAATATTTAGTGTACCTTTTTTTCTTGTACTAACTATATCATTCCACGAAAAGATTATTTGTTTTGATTTATTTATATCTAAACTATTAACAACATCAATAATTCTTTCAGGATTGTTGCTAGTTCTAGGCAAAACGTAATCATAACTATTTTGCAACCTAGACTTCCCAATAAAGCTTATATTTTC
Protein-coding regions in this window:
- a CDS encoding HIRAN domain-containing protein; this translates as MFKNKSFLWWILVGWWIFLLYIISIGWIIEPVKYFSNKNKNIPKYNNLNLIVAGTYFRKKEIEEFMKKNSENLWDKISPNSRTLFKYKSIRNYSNVELIREPNNEYDSNAIAVILDGFKVGYISSNDNIQVGSILKNIKNISADINGGDFKKIDKDGDLIKILNDYNITIHLSC
- a CDS encoding KilA-N domain-containing protein, whose protein sequence is MQNELIEVNGIQIGLFTEDHKNDYISLTDIAKYKNSEDPRIAISNWMSSYSTIDFLAVWEEINNTNFNRMEFHTVRSEKGRLVMTPKKWIETTNAIGLTLKVGKYGGTYAKMVKIKKETNTYEYRK
- a CDS encoding DUF6978 family protein is translated as MNIESKYLQKIKINKSFTANRIEFPMANEYVALELIDEENDDNYLFDINRKQAIEIRCTYQTRYNKTIQLLRLDLNSKPHKNPDGEIIKEAHIHIYTEAYGTAYAVRLDNPILHEINPTFDLKKLKTENIQELFVAFSEFCNIKNIPAFNTVI